A single window of Bradyrhizobium daqingense DNA harbors:
- a CDS encoding PAS domain-containing sensor histidine kinase, whose protein sequence is MVKKSSQQRDLFESERSFRLLVEGVADYALYMLDPTGIITSWNIGGERIKGYSPGEILGQHFSRFYTETDRANGKPARALGIAREKGRYEEDGWRVRKDGTFFWASVVIDPIYEDGQLVGFAKITRDITERRNTQLKLEAMQKQLAESQKFDALGQLTGGVAHDFNNLLMIISGSLHMLKRGGNDEAKLQRAISAIDTATKRGAALTNQLLTFARRQSVNPQAIDFAERIAAIREVLDAGVGSSVRLAFDISGDLWPVRTDVSELETALLNLVINARDAMPDGGTVTIGAHNIVLDEAPLTGDFVAIDVADTGLGIPGDVLDKIFEPFFTTKPIGKGTGLGLSQVHGFAHQAGGTIKVASELGKGTTFTILLPRADKAPARETTGEASFRGSGTVLLVEDNPDVASVSVGLLEQLGYSVRRVADAEAALREIEADGVDFVFSDIVMPGKMDGLSLAQHLRQIRPGLPILLATGYSEVAAGVRGDFPILRKPYEIHELSEAIAKLPR, encoded by the coding sequence ATGGTTAAAAAGTCCAGTCAGCAGAGAGACTTGTTCGAGAGCGAACGCAGTTTCCGGCTGTTGGTTGAAGGGGTTGCGGACTACGCCCTCTACATGCTCGATCCCACCGGCATCATCACGAGCTGGAACATCGGCGGCGAGCGCATCAAGGGCTATTCGCCCGGGGAGATCCTCGGCCAGCATTTCTCCCGCTTCTACACTGAGACCGACCGCGCCAACGGAAAGCCCGCACGGGCCCTCGGCATTGCCCGCGAAAAGGGCCGCTATGAGGAGGACGGCTGGCGCGTCCGCAAGGACGGCACGTTCTTCTGGGCGAGCGTGGTGATCGATCCGATCTACGAGGACGGCCAGCTTGTCGGCTTCGCCAAGATCACGCGCGACATCACTGAACGCCGCAACACGCAGCTCAAGCTCGAGGCGATGCAGAAGCAACTCGCCGAATCCCAGAAGTTCGATGCGCTCGGCCAGCTCACCGGCGGAGTTGCCCATGACTTCAACAATCTACTGATGATCATCAGCGGCAGCCTCCACATGCTGAAGCGAGGAGGCAACGACGAGGCCAAGCTTCAGCGCGCAATCTCGGCCATCGACACCGCCACCAAGCGCGGCGCGGCGCTGACCAACCAACTCCTCACCTTCGCGCGGCGGCAGAGCGTTAACCCGCAGGCGATCGACTTCGCCGAGCGCATCGCGGCGATCCGCGAGGTGCTCGACGCCGGCGTCGGCAGCTCCGTGCGCCTCGCCTTCGACATCAGCGGCGACCTCTGGCCGGTCAGGACCGACGTCTCCGAACTCGAGACCGCGCTGCTCAACCTCGTCATCAATGCGCGCGACGCCATGCCCGACGGCGGCACTGTGACGATCGGCGCGCACAACATCGTGCTCGATGAGGCTCCCCTCACCGGCGACTTCGTCGCGATCGACGTCGCCGATACCGGCCTCGGTATTCCCGGTGACGTCCTCGACAAGATCTTCGAGCCGTTCTTCACCACCAAGCCGATCGGAAAAGGCACCGGCCTCGGCCTCTCCCAGGTGCATGGCTTTGCCCATCAGGCCGGCGGCACGATCAAGGTCGCAAGCGAGCTCGGCAAGGGGACCACCTTCACCATCCTCCTGCCGCGCGCGGACAAGGCGCCGGCGCGCGAGACGACCGGAGAGGCGTCGTTCCGCGGCAGCGGCACGGTGCTGCTGGTCGAAGACAATCCCGACGTCGCATCCGTGAGCGTCGGCCTGTTGGAACAGCTCGGCTACAGCGTGCGCCGCGTCGCCGATGCCGAGGCGGCCTTGCGCGAGATCGAAGCGGACGGCGTCGACTTCGTGTTCTCGGACATCGTCATGCCCGGCAAGATGGACGGGCTCAGCCTCGCCCAGCACCTGCGCCAGATCCGCCCCGGCCTGCCCATCCTGCTCGCCACCGGCTACAGCGAGGTCGCCGCCGGCGTGCGCGGCGATTTCCCGATCCTGCGCAAGCCGTACGAAATCCACGAGCTCAGCGAAGCCATCGCCAAGCTGCCGAGATGA
- a CDS encoding acylphosphatase: MSRAILQVMIRGRVQGVGYRAWVEYQATASGLEGWVRNRRDGSVEALFAGPPNHVADMVALCRHGPPSSRVDSVTSETAGADELNLRRTGEAFSVLPTV; the protein is encoded by the coding sequence ATGAGCCGGGCGATCCTCCAGGTCATGATCCGCGGCCGCGTGCAGGGTGTCGGCTACCGCGCCTGGGTCGAATACCAGGCGACCGCGAGCGGCCTCGAAGGCTGGGTCCGCAACCGCCGTGACGGCAGTGTCGAAGCGCTGTTCGCAGGCCCGCCGAACCATGTTGCCGACATGGTCGCACTGTGCCGCCACGGCCCGCCGTCCTCGCGTGTCGACAGCGTCACCAGCGAGACCGCCGGCGCCGATGAATTGAACCTGCGCCGGACAGGGGAAGCGTTTTCGGTGTTGCCGACGGTGTGA
- a CDS encoding isocitrate lyase/PEP mutase family protein, giving the protein MAFRSRREKLRSILSGETCVHPGSVYDAISIRIAEDLGFPLGMFGGSVASLAVLGDPDVTLITLTELAEQMRRMSRASALPVLVDADHGYGNALNVRRTVQELETAGAAGLTIEDTLLPAAFGETKVQLITLEEGVGKIKAALDARNDPSLVVMGRTGAAAITSVEDAIRRAQAYEATGVDALFFTGIKSRAELEAITSATRLPIVLGGAPDELNALDYLTGQRVRIALQGHAPIAAATQAVYETQKALREGTAPKALRGLASAELTNRVMRETDVKARGADFLGLKR; this is encoded by the coding sequence ATGGCCTTTCGTTCCCGCCGCGAGAAACTTCGCTCCATCCTGTCGGGCGAAACTTGCGTCCATCCCGGCTCGGTCTACGACGCCATCTCGATCCGCATTGCCGAGGATCTCGGCTTTCCGCTCGGCATGTTCGGGGGATCGGTGGCTTCGCTCGCGGTGCTCGGCGACCCCGATGTCACGCTGATTACGCTCACCGAGCTTGCCGAGCAGATGCGGCGCATGTCGCGCGCCTCCGCGCTTCCGGTCCTGGTCGATGCCGATCACGGCTATGGCAATGCGCTGAACGTGCGGCGCACGGTGCAGGAGCTGGAGACGGCGGGGGCCGCCGGCCTCACCATCGAGGACACGCTGCTGCCGGCGGCGTTCGGCGAGACCAAGGTGCAGCTGATCACGCTCGAGGAAGGCGTCGGCAAGATCAAGGCGGCGCTCGATGCCCGCAACGATCCGTCGCTGGTCGTCATGGGGCGTACGGGCGCTGCCGCGATCACCTCGGTCGAGGATGCGATCCGCCGTGCGCAGGCCTATGAGGCGACCGGTGTCGATGCGCTGTTCTTCACCGGCATCAAGTCGCGCGCCGAGCTCGAGGCCATCACATCCGCTACCCGCCTTCCAATCGTGCTCGGCGGCGCGCCGGACGAGCTGAATGCGCTCGACTATCTCACCGGTCAACGCGTGCGCATCGCGCTTCAGGGCCATGCGCCGATCGCTGCTGCAACGCAGGCCGTCTATGAGACTCAAAAAGCGCTGCGTGAGGGCACGGCGCCGAAAGCGCTGAGGGGATTGGCATCGGCGGAGCTGACGAACCGCGTCATGCGCGAGACGGACGTGAAGGCGCGCGGCGCCGACTTTCTTGGGCTGAAAAGATGA
- a CDS encoding acetyl-CoA carboxylase biotin carboxylase subunit: protein MFKRILIANRGEIACRVIKTARRMGIQTVAVYSEADRDALHVEMADEAVLIGPPAAAESYLVIEKIVEACKKTGAEAVHPGYGFLSEREAFPRALEAAGIVFIGPNPGAIAAMGDKIESKKAAAKAKVSTVPGHLGVIEDDKHAVRIADEIGYPVMIKASAGGGGKGMRIAHSKAEVAEGFNLAKAEAKASFGDDRVFVEKFIVDPRHIEIQVLGDKHGNVIYLGERECSIQRRNQKVIEEAPSPLLDEETRRKMGEQAVALAKAVNYDSAGTVEFVAGQDKSFYFLEMNTRLQVEHPVTELVTGIDLVEQMIRVAAGEKLAISQKDVTLTGWAVESRLYAEDPFRNFLPSIGRLVKYRPPAEASQDGITVRNDTGVQEGGEISIHYDPMIAKLVTHAPSRAAAIEAQATALDSFYVDGIRHNIPFLSALMHHPRWREGRLSTGFIAEEFPKGFAVRVPEGEVARRIAVVGAAIDHVLGERKRQISGQMGGRVVQRERRRAVWLDRQEILLEVGREGEAIAIRFIDADGKTGNAHLLQSPWKPGDPVWQGTIDGHFVAVQTRPIANGIRLAHQGVEVPVYVWTEAEAASARLMPVTTASDTGKKLLCPMPGLVVSIAVSEGQEVKAGETLAVVEAMKMQNVLRAEQDGTVKKIHASAGATLAVDALILEFA, encoded by the coding sequence ATGTTCAAACGCATTCTGATCGCCAATCGCGGCGAAATCGCCTGCCGGGTCATCAAGACCGCCCGCCGCATGGGAATTCAGACCGTCGCAGTCTATTCCGAGGCCGACCGCGATGCCCTCCATGTGGAGATGGCCGACGAGGCCGTGCTGATCGGCCCTCCCGCCGCGGCCGAGAGCTATTTGGTGATCGAGAAGATCGTCGAGGCATGTAAAAAGACGGGCGCCGAGGCCGTGCATCCCGGCTACGGCTTCCTGTCAGAGCGCGAGGCATTTCCGCGCGCGCTGGAGGCGGCCGGCATCGTCTTCATCGGCCCCAATCCGGGCGCGATCGCGGCGATGGGCGACAAGATCGAATCCAAGAAGGCGGCGGCCAAGGCCAAGGTCTCGACCGTGCCGGGCCACCTCGGCGTCATCGAGGACGACAAGCACGCGGTCCGCATCGCCGACGAGATCGGCTATCCCGTCATGATCAAGGCCTCGGCCGGCGGCGGCGGCAAGGGCATGCGCATCGCCCATTCCAAGGCCGAGGTCGCCGAAGGCTTCAACCTCGCCAAGGCCGAGGCCAAGGCCTCGTTCGGCGACGACCGCGTCTTCGTCGAGAAGTTCATCGTCGATCCCCGCCATATCGAGATCCAGGTGCTCGGCGACAAGCACGGCAACGTGATCTATCTCGGCGAGCGCGAATGCTCGATCCAGCGCCGCAACCAGAAGGTCATCGAAGAGGCGCCGTCGCCGCTGCTCGATGAGGAAACCCGCCGCAAGATGGGCGAGCAGGCCGTCGCGCTGGCCAAGGCCGTGAACTACGATTCCGCCGGCACCGTCGAGTTCGTCGCAGGCCAGGACAAGAGCTTCTACTTCCTGGAGATGAACACGCGTCTCCAGGTCGAGCATCCCGTGACCGAGCTCGTGACCGGCATCGACCTCGTCGAGCAGATGATCCGGGTGGCCGCCGGCGAGAAGCTTGCCATCAGCCAGAAGGACGTCACGCTGACGGGCTGGGCGGTGGAGTCGCGCCTCTACGCCGAAGATCCGTTCCGCAACTTCCTGCCCTCGATCGGGCGCCTGGTGAAGTACCGTCCGCCGGCGGAAGCCAGCCAGGACGGCATCACGGTGCGTAACGACACCGGCGTGCAGGAGGGCGGCGAGATCTCGATCCATTACGATCCGATGATCGCCAAGCTCGTCACCCACGCGCCGTCGCGCGCGGCCGCGATCGAGGCGCAGGCGACTGCGCTCGACTCGTTCTACGTCGACGGTATCAGGCACAACATCCCGTTCCTGTCCGCGCTGATGCATCATCCGCGCTGGCGTGAGGGCCGGCTCTCGACCGGCTTCATCGCCGAGGAGTTCCCCAAGGGTTTTGCGGTGCGCGTGCCCGAAGGCGAGGTCGCCCGGCGGATCGCCGTGGTCGGCGCCGCCATCGATCACGTGCTCGGCGAGCGCAAGCGGCAGATTTCGGGCCAGATGGGCGGCCGCGTCGTGCAGCGCGAGCGCCGCCGCGCGGTCTGGCTCGACCGCCAGGAGATCCTGCTCGAGGTGGGGCGCGAGGGCGAGGCGATCGCGATCCGCTTCATCGATGCCGACGGCAAGACCGGCAATGCGCATCTGTTGCAGTCGCCATGGAAGCCGGGCGACCCGGTCTGGCAGGGCACCATCGACGGCCATTTCGTCGCCGTGCAAACCCGCCCCATCGCGAACGGCATCCGCCTCGCGCATCAGGGCGTCGAGGTGCCGGTCTATGTCTGGACCGAGGCGGAAGCGGCCTCGGCGCGCTTGATGCCGGTGACGACGGCCTCCGACACCGGCAAGAAGCTGCTGTGCCCGATGCCCGGCCTCGTGGTTTCGATCGCGGTCAGCGAAGGGCAGGAGGTCAAGGCCGGCGAGACGCTCGCGGTGGTCGAAGCCATGAAGATGCAGAACGTGCTGCGCGCCGAGCAGGACGGCACGGTGAAGAAGATCCACGCCAGCGCCGGCGCGACGCTCGCGGTGGACGCGCTGATCCTGGAGTTTGCGTAA
- a CDS encoding zinc-binding metallopeptidase family protein codes for MKLFVCQACGNVLYFENRACERCGHRVAFLPEKETMSAIEPDGGGWTTLADRGRRRMLCRNAEYDACNWLTDAADSTGYCRACRHNGIVPDLSDPAQLAGWRELEVAKHRLFYSLIRWKLPLQTRQENAEHGLIFNFLADDPHSGEKVMTGHDNGLITIALTETDDIERERRRLEMGEPYRTLLGHFRHEVGHYFWDVLVRDGGKLEECRAVFGDDSADYGQALQRHYAEGAPPDWQQTYVSAYATTHPWEDFAETWAHYLHIVDTLEMAAEFGMEVRPKVDRDGELTARIRFNPYEARDVQALIDAWLPFTFAMNSVNRAMGLRDLYPFILSPAVIAKLGFVHSLVRDVAKPGKP; via the coding sequence TTGAAGCTGTTTGTCTGCCAGGCCTGCGGCAACGTTCTGTATTTCGAGAACCGCGCCTGCGAACGCTGCGGCCACCGGGTCGCCTTCCTTCCCGAGAAGGAGACGATGTCGGCGATCGAGCCCGACGGGGGGGGCTGGACGACGCTGGCCGACAGGGGCAGGCGCCGCATGCTCTGCCGCAATGCCGAATACGACGCGTGCAACTGGCTGACGGATGCGGCCGACAGCACGGGCTATTGCCGCGCCTGCCGCCACAACGGCATCGTGCCCGACCTGTCCGATCCGGCCCAGCTCGCCGGCTGGCGCGAGCTGGAGGTGGCGAAGCACCGGCTGTTCTATTCGCTGATCCGCTGGAAGCTGCCGCTCCAGACCCGGCAGGAGAACGCGGAGCATGGGTTGATCTTCAATTTTCTCGCGGACGACCCGCACAGCGGAGAGAAGGTCATGACCGGCCACGACAACGGCTTGATCACGATCGCGCTCACCGAGACCGACGACATCGAGCGCGAGCGGCGCAGGCTTGAGATGGGCGAGCCCTACCGAACGCTGCTCGGTCATTTCCGCCACGAGGTCGGGCATTATTTCTGGGACGTGCTGGTGCGCGACGGCGGCAAGCTGGAGGAATGCCGCGCCGTGTTCGGCGACGATTCTGCCGATTACGGCCAGGCCCTGCAGCGTCATTATGCCGAGGGGGCGCCGCCGGATTGGCAGCAGACTTACGTCTCGGCCTACGCCACCACGCACCCCTGGGAAGACTTCGCCGAGACCTGGGCGCACTATCTCCACATCGTCGACACGCTGGAGATGGCTGCCGAGTTCGGCATGGAGGTCCGCCCCAAGGTCGACCGCGACGGGGAATTGACGGCGCGCATCCGTTTCAATCCCTATGAGGCCAGGGACGTCCAGGCGCTTATCGACGCATGGCTGCCCTTCACCTTCGCCATGAACAGCGTCAACCGCGCCATGGGCCTGCGTGACCTCTATCCCTTCATCCTGTCGCCGGCCGTGATCGCCAAATTGGGCTTTGTTCATAGCCTCGTTCGGGACGTCGCCAAGCCCGGCAAGCCATAG
- a CDS encoding PAS domain-containing hybrid sensor histidine kinase/response regulator encodes MRNRMTTADALNDPLPETIAAERLRQHLEDVARERDNAYRALQEREAELARIQRIGKVGGVEVDFREGFKNRRSPEYLMIHGLPREAADESHEDWVNRIHPEDRDATVRHFFEALAGTSEDYTAEYRIIRPNDGETRWIRVVAKIERDKDGRAVRLVGAHIDMTDQALARETLRESEERFRLIADSAPVPIWVTKLDRKRSFANQAYVDFVGLPYDQAIDFDWRKVLHPDDLPHVLQQSVQGEASLKPFVLEARYKNASGEWRWLRSESQPRWDPTGKHIGFIGVAHDITVAKQAEIELRRLNETLEERIAERTAELEANEARLRAILETSNQYQGLVNLRGELVYANKTALAGINARSSDVIGKPLWEAPWFSATEGMGALVREAFDTVLKGEAVRLEMRLRLPIGERDFDFGMRPVLDRHGNITGAVPEAVDITERRRGEEALRQSQKMEAIGQLTGGVAHDFNNLLTIIRSATDFLRRRELPEERRRRYVDAISETVERASKLTAQLLAFARRQPLKPQIFNVGSQVEGVAQLVRPLVGGRIEIVVEIDDADCFTVADIAQFETALINLAVNARDAMNGEGRLAIAVRKVQGIPSLRAQLARSGDYVAISVSDSGGGIAPEHLESIFEPFFTTKEVGKGTGLGLSQAFGFAKQSEGDIAVTSARGQGATFTIYLPQAQSPATAKEAAALTHEAAATGRGYRVLVVEDDDEVGRFSTELLEDLGYVVRRVANANAALAILGENEFAVDLVFSDVIMPGMNGVELAGIIRERYPGLPVVLTSGYSNVLAENAHRGFELIQKPYSVEALSRILRKAISEKLSLAR; translated from the coding sequence GTGCGCAACCGCATGACAACGGCCGATGCCTTGAACGATCCCTTGCCCGAAACCATTGCCGCCGAAAGGCTGCGCCAACACCTCGAAGACGTCGCGCGCGAGCGTGATAACGCTTATCGCGCGCTTCAGGAGCGCGAGGCCGAGCTCGCGCGCATCCAGCGCATCGGCAAGGTCGGCGGCGTCGAGGTCGACTTCCGCGAAGGCTTCAAGAACCGCCGCTCGCCCGAATATCTGATGATCCACGGCCTGCCGCGCGAGGCTGCCGACGAGTCGCACGAGGACTGGGTCAATCGCATCCATCCCGAGGATCGCGACGCGACGGTCAGGCATTTCTTCGAGGCTCTCGCCGGAACGAGCGAAGACTACACCGCCGAATACCGCATCATCCGTCCCAATGACGGCGAGACCCGCTGGATCCGCGTCGTCGCCAAGATCGAGCGCGACAAGGACGGCCGCGCCGTCCGGCTCGTCGGCGCCCATATCGACATGACCGACCAGGCCCTCGCGCGCGAGACGCTGCGCGAGAGCGAGGAGCGCTTCCGGCTGATCGCGGACAGCGCGCCGGTGCCGATCTGGGTGACCAAGCTCGACCGCAAGCGCTCCTTCGCCAACCAGGCCTATGTCGATTTCGTCGGCCTGCCCTATGATCAGGCCATCGACTTCGACTGGCGCAAGGTCCTGCATCCGGACGACCTGCCCCATGTGCTGCAGCAATCCGTTCAGGGCGAAGCCTCGCTGAAGCCGTTCGTGCTGGAGGCTCGCTACAAGAACGCCAGCGGCGAATGGCGCTGGCTGCGCTCGGAATCGCAGCCGCGCTGGGATCCGACCGGCAAGCATATCGGCTTCATCGGCGTCGCCCACGACATCACCGTCGCCAAACAGGCCGAGATCGAGCTCAGGCGGCTCAACGAGACGCTGGAAGAGCGCATCGCCGAGCGCACCGCCGAGCTCGAAGCCAACGAGGCGCGGCTGCGCGCGATCCTGGAGACCAGCAACCAATATCAGGGCCTCGTCAATCTCAGGGGGGAATTGGTCTACGCCAACAAGACGGCACTGGCCGGCATCAACGCGCGTTCTTCGGACGTGATCGGCAAGCCGTTGTGGGAGGCCCCCTGGTTCAGCGCGACGGAGGGCATGGGCGCGCTGGTGCGCGAGGCCTTCGACACCGTGCTCAAGGGTGAAGCGGTGCGGCTGGAGATGCGGCTGCGCCTTCCCATCGGCGAGCGCGATTTCGACTTCGGCATGCGCCCCGTGCTCGACCGCCACGGCAACATCACCGGCGCCGTGCCCGAGGCCGTCGACATCACCGAGCGCCGGCGCGGCGAGGAAGCGCTGCGGCAGTCGCAGAAGATGGAGGCGATCGGCCAGCTCACCGGCGGTGTCGCGCACGATTTCAACAATCTGCTCACCATCATCCGCTCGGCAACCGACTTCCTGCGCCGCCGCGAGCTGCCGGAGGAGCGCCGCCGCCGCTATGTCGATGCCATCTCCGAGACCGTCGAGCGCGCCTCCAAGCTGACCGCGCAGCTTCTGGCTTTCGCGCGGCGGCAGCCGCTCAAGCCGCAGATCTTCAATGTCGGCAGCCAGGTCGAGGGCGTCGCGCAATTGGTCCGGCCGCTGGTCGGCGGCCGCATAGAGATCGTCGTCGAGATCGACGATGCCGACTGCTTCACCGTCGCCGATATCGCCCAGTTCGAGACTGCGCTGATCAACCTCGCCGTCAACGCCCGCGACGCCATGAATGGCGAAGGCCGTCTCGCCATCGCGGTTCGCAAGGTCCAGGGCATTCCGAGCCTGCGGGCCCAGTTGGCGCGCAGTGGCGACTACGTCGCCATCTCGGTCTCCGACTCCGGCGGCGGCATCGCGCCGGAGCATCTGGAGTCGATCTTCGAGCCCTTCTTCACCACCAAGGAGGTCGGCAAGGGCACGGGGCTCGGCCTCAGTCAGGCGTTCGGCTTCGCAAAGCAATCCGAGGGCGACATCGCGGTGACGAGCGCGCGAGGCCAAGGTGCCACATTCACCATCTACCTGCCGCAGGCCCAAAGTCCCGCGACCGCCAAGGAAGCGGCCGCGCTGACTCACGAAGCCGCGGCCACCGGGCGCGGCTATCGCGTGCTCGTGGTCGAGGACGACGACGAGGTCGGCCGCTTCTCCACCGAGCTCCTGGAGGATCTCGGCTATGTCGTCCGCCGCGTCGCCAACGCAAATGCGGCGCTCGCCATTCTCGGCGAGAACGAATTCGCCGTCGACCTCGTATTCTCCGACGTCATCATGCCCGGCATGAACGGCGTCGAGCTCGCCGGCATCATCCGCGAGCGCTATCCGGGCCTGCCGGTCGTGCTCACCTCCGGCTACAGCAACGTGCTCGCCGAGAACGCCCATCGCGGCTTCGAGCTGATCCAGAAGCCTTATTCGGTGGAGGCGTTGTCGCGCATCCTCCGCAAGGCGATCTCGGAGAAGCTGTCGTTGGCCAGGTAA
- a CDS encoding MFS transporter, with protein sequence MSSETSDQAGQAGRALDAANFFLADVRDGLGPYLAVYLLTEQHWDEARIGLVMSIATIAGIMAQTPAGALVDATRVKRRVMAIAAVMVTLASLSLPLFPDFLPVAISQGIAQAAAVVFPPAIAAVSLGIFGHAAFTPRIGRNETFNHAGNAVAAGIAGVCAYWFGPKVVFYLLGAMAIASLVSILAIPERAIDHNLARGLQGSRSDSAAEHPSGLGVLLTCRPLLVFAICVVLFHLSNAAMLPLVGQKLALQDKNLGTSLMSACIVAAQMVMVPFAMLVGTRADHWGHKRFFLAALLILPIRGALYTLSDNPFWLVGVQLLDGVGAGIFGAIFPVIVADLMRNTGRFNVAQGAVITAQSIGAALSTTLAGLVVVGAGYSAAFITLGAVAAIGAVICLLALPETRQNEDGDPRPQGKTAASASAIAAE encoded by the coding sequence ATGTCTAGCGAAACCTCCGATCAGGCAGGACAGGCCGGCCGCGCGCTGGATGCGGCCAATTTCTTCCTCGCCGATGTCCGCGACGGCCTCGGCCCTTATCTCGCGGTCTATCTCCTCACCGAGCAGCATTGGGACGAGGCGCGCATCGGCCTCGTGATGTCGATCGCGACCATCGCAGGCATCATGGCGCAGACGCCGGCCGGCGCCTTGGTCGATGCGACGCGGGTCAAGCGGCGGGTGATGGCCATCGCTGCGGTCATGGTGACGTTGGCATCGCTCTCGCTGCCGTTGTTTCCGGATTTCCTGCCGGTCGCGATCTCGCAGGGCATCGCTCAAGCCGCCGCCGTCGTCTTTCCGCCTGCGATCGCCGCCGTCTCGCTCGGCATCTTCGGCCATGCCGCCTTCACCCCCCGCATCGGCCGCAACGAGACTTTCAACCACGCCGGCAACGCGGTGGCCGCGGGCATCGCCGGTGTCTGCGCCTATTGGTTCGGGCCCAAAGTCGTGTTCTACCTTCTCGGCGCCATGGCAATCGCGAGCCTGGTGAGCATTCTGGCGATCCCTGAACGCGCCATCGACCACAATCTCGCGCGCGGACTGCAGGGGTCTCGATCCGATAGCGCGGCCGAGCATCCCTCGGGGCTTGGCGTGCTCCTGACCTGCCGCCCTCTCCTCGTCTTCGCGATCTGCGTGGTGCTGTTTCACCTCTCAAACGCTGCGATGCTGCCGCTGGTCGGGCAGAAGCTTGCGCTGCAGGACAAGAATTTGGGCACCAGCCTGATGTCGGCCTGCATCGTCGCCGCGCAAATGGTGATGGTGCCGTTTGCCATGCTGGTCGGCACGCGGGCCGACCACTGGGGCCACAAGCGCTTCTTCCTTGCGGCATTGTTGATCCTGCCGATTCGCGGTGCACTCTATACGCTCTCCGACAATCCATTCTGGCTGGTCGGCGTCCAGCTTCTCGACGGCGTGGGCGCCGGCATCTTTGGCGCGATCTTCCCGGTCATTGTCGCCGACCTGATGCGCAACACCGGCCGCTTCAACGTCGCGCAGGGCGCGGTCATCACGGCCCAGAGCATCGGCGCGGCACTGTCGACAACGCTGGCGGGCCTCGTCGTGGTCGGCGCCGGTTACAGCGCAGCGTTCATCACGCTCGGCGCCGTCGCGGCGATCGGTGCGGTCATCTGCCTTCTCGCCCTTCCCGAGACGCGTCAAAACGAAGATGGCGATCCGCGCCCCCAGGGGAAGACAGCGGCGTCCGCATCGGCTATCGCTGCCGAGTGA
- a CDS encoding arsenic transporter: MPSEAIWAWSIVAAATSGVIIRPWSLPEAIWAVLGAGSLVLLGFLSWQDALTGIEKGVDVYLFLIGMMLIAELARLEGLFDYLAALAVEYARGSPQRLFLLVYLVGTLVTVLLSNDATAIVLTPAVYAATRAAGARPLPYLFVCAFIANAASFVLPISNPANLVVFGARMPALSEWLRLFALPSAASIVLTYVVLRLTQHRALKEDTIARSVPHQKLGRGGKLTAIGIVAIGVVLVTASALDKQLGLPTFICGALTSAIVLLINRQSPLPVLRGVSWSVLPLVGGLFVMVEALVKTGVIAQLSALLHQAVAQSVPTAAWSVGIATALADNIANNLPVGLVAGSVAANNDLPAPVVSAILIGVDLGPNLSVTGSLATILWLVALRREKIEVGAWPFLKLGLLVTPPALIAALAAAIR; this comes from the coding sequence GTGCCGTCTGAAGCCATCTGGGCCTGGAGCATTGTCGCAGCCGCGACCTCAGGCGTCATCATCCGCCCGTGGTCCCTGCCTGAAGCGATCTGGGCCGTTCTCGGCGCTGGTTCTCTCGTGCTGCTCGGCTTTCTGTCGTGGCAGGATGCGCTGACAGGGATCGAGAAGGGCGTCGACGTCTATCTCTTCCTGATCGGCATGATGCTGATCGCCGAGCTGGCGCGGCTCGAAGGCCTGTTCGATTATCTCGCCGCGCTTGCGGTGGAATATGCGCGCGGCTCGCCGCAGCGGCTGTTCCTGCTGGTCTATCTCGTCGGCACACTCGTGACCGTGCTGCTCTCCAACGATGCGACCGCGATCGTGCTGACGCCGGCCGTCTATGCCGCAACGCGCGCGGCCGGCGCGAGGCCGCTGCCTTACCTGTTCGTCTGCGCCTTCATTGCCAATGCCGCGAGCTTCGTGCTGCCGATCTCCAATCCCGCCAATCTCGTCGTGTTCGGTGCGCGCATGCCCGCGCTCAGCGAATGGCTGCGCCTGTTCGCCCTGCCCTCGGCGGCCTCGATCGTGCTGACCTATGTCGTGCTGCGTCTGACCCAACACCGCGCGCTGAAGGAAGACACGATTGCCCGCAGCGTGCCGCATCAAAAGCTCGGACGCGGCGGGAAGCTCACGGCCATCGGCATCGTCGCCATCGGCGTCGTGCTGGTCACGGCATCGGCGCTGGACAAGCAACTCGGCCTGCCGACCTTCATCTGCGGCGCGCTGACTTCAGCGATCGTACTGCTGATCAACCGGCAATCGCCCTTGCCGGTGCTGAGGGGCGTCTCCTGGAGCGTGCTGCCGCTGGTCGGCGGGCTCTTCGTCATGGTGGAAGCGCTGGTGAAAACCGGCGTGATCGCGCAGCTCAGCGCGCTGCTGCACCAGGCGGTGGCGCAGTCCGTGCCGACAGCCGCCTGGAGCGTCGGCATTGCCACGGCGCTTGCCGACAATATCGCCAACAACCTTCCGGTCGGCCTCGTTGCCGGCTCGGTCGCCGCCAATAATGATCTGCCTGCGCCCGTCGTCAGCGCCATCCTGATCGGCGTCGACCTCGGGCCCAATCTGTCGGTGACCGGCTCGCTCGCCACCATCCTCTGGCTGGTCGCGCTCCGCCGCGAGAAGATCGAGGTCGGCGCTTGGCCGTTCCTCAAGCTCGGCCTGCTGGTGACGCCGCCCGCCCTGATCGCGGCGCTCGCCGCCGCGATCAGATAG